A single genomic interval of Candidatus Saccharimonadales bacterium harbors:
- a CDS encoding nucleotidyltransferase domain-containing protein, which yields MSQNQGIIDYLKREYEAKTIFLYGSNASDKATPASDFDIIVISDTDKPGGREIVGGKYLDITVINELPENYVMRGLYAPFDPLVALYDETDEAPEVIKATKAAYKEGPEPLSKFQLDNRKIRLKKTIEKLEHIEKEELVFYYVGLIFSDMLLRYWFELKQRWP from the coding sequence ATGAGCCAAAATCAAGGAATAATTGATTATCTGAAAAGGGAATATGAAGCTAAAACCATCTTTCTTTACGGCTCAAACGCCTCTGATAAAGCCACACCGGCCAGCGATTTCGATATAATCGTAATATCTGATACCGATAAACCAGGCGGGCGTGAGATTGTAGGGGGTAAGTATCTTGATATAACTGTAATCAATGAATTACCGGAAAATTATGTCATGCGCGGTCTTTACGCCCCATTTGATCCGTTAGTTGCTCTTTATGATGAAACGGATGAAGCACCTGAGGTGATTAAAGCCACTAAAGCCGCATATAAAGAAGGTCCTGAACCGCTAAGTAAATTTCAGCTCGATAACCGTAAAATCCGCCTAAAGAAAACGATTGAAAAATTGGAACATATCGAGAAGGAAGAGCTGGTTTTTTATTACGTCGGCCTAATATTCTCGGACATGTTGCTTCGTTATTGGTTTGAGCTTAAGCAACGTTGGCCGTAA